TCTGTTCTTCTAAGTACTTAATTATAGAGTCTTTATGTTCAGCCTTAACTTTAAGCCGTATATGGTCATAGCTATACTTTTCTTTCATCTCATAGGGTGTCCCTTGGGCGACAATAAGGCCATTATCTATTATCACAACATAGTCCGCTTTTGCTGCTTCTTCCATATAGTGAGTCGTCAAGAAGATGGTCATTTTATTTTCTTTTTGGAGTTTTTCAACAGTAGCCCAAATATGTCTCCTTGTTTGAGGGTCAAGACCTGTTGTTGGCTCATCTAAAAACAAAATTTCCGGGGTATTAAGCAAGGCTCTGGCAATATCTGCACGCCGCCTTTGCCCGCCGGAGAGTGAGCCATACTGCCTGTCAATAAAATCTCCAATCTCAGCACATTCGGCAGCTTTTGCAATTGCTTCTTTAATCTCACTTTTCTTCTTATAATAAAAGCCCGCGCGAATTTGTAGATTTTCTCTTACTGTCAGATTCTTGTCCAGTACGCTGTCCTGAAAAACAACGCCGATTTTTTTTCTTATTTGCTCAGCGTCTTTCTCTAAATCATATCCGGCAATGCTAATTTGTCCCTCATCAAATTTGTTGAGCGTACAAAGTATATCAATCGTTGTTGATTTTCCCGCACCATTTGGGCCTAAAAAAGCAAACAGGGAACCTTTCTTGACGGTAAAATCAATGCCTTTTACGGCTTCGACCTTGCCATAAGACTTTTTCAACGAAGAAACCTTGATAATGTCACTCATAGCTTTCATCCTTTCGCGCTTTATAAATCCATTATTATGGTAAGGGCTTCATTGTAGCTTGCAGGATCAACGGATATTTTGTATTTAACGATGCCTATACGATAAATCGCAGTTTATTCTGAACGCCGCAAATTGGCACATGCAGATTTTAATTATGGTTCTGATTATAAAATTATGTATATTATATACAATAATAATTAAATCTGTTTAACTTAAGCATTTATAAAATAATACTATTTTTACATATAATTCGTCAATTCTTTTATGCTACGATCTCAGCACCAATAATAGGAAATATAAAATAATTAATAAAAAATATTTACAAAATCGATTTAGTATAGTTGAATATTGCCAAAGATTGTAGTATAATGCAGGTAATATATGGTGACTGATTACAAGGAGAGCGGTATGACAAAGAAAACGCGCAGACGGGTAATATGGTGTTCTGTAATCGCGGTGGTGGTGCTTGCCGGCGGCGCGGCGGCAGCGGCGGCGCTGCATATGTATGGTAAAAGCGTGCAAAGTGACGAAATAGTTTTTGCAAATATCGGTGAGCCCTGCATGGGTAAGTCAGGATTCTATTATCAAAAACAGAATCAAAATGATTCCCGATACTACTATTTCGATTATAGTTCAAAAGAAAGTGTGGTTTTATGTAATCGCCCGAATTGCACTCACGAAGATGAAACAACATGCGACGCATATTTTGACGGTATACCGCTGCTTGCACAGTATAACGATAAGTTGTATTTTTTAGTGCCGGGGTACGAAAATTCAGTAATCTATGTGGCAAATTCCGATGGTTCTAACAAAAAGCGGTTGATATCGATAAATGGCAATTTAGGCTTTAGGTTGGCGATTGCGGATAATAAGCTGTTTTATGAAAAAACCGTGCAGCAATATGACGAAAATTTAAATCCGGTTGGTAACCCTAAGGTAAGTATCTGTATGTATGATCTGACGGTACACAAAAACAGTACGCTTACTAAAGTACGAAGTGGTATTGACGCGTCGATAAGACTTCTCGGTTATTACAATAACGCAGTGTACTACATGTATCAGGATAATAAGAAGAAAGCGGATCCCAATATAGATTTCAATGAAGCTAACTT
This DNA window, taken from [Clostridium] cellulosi, encodes the following:
- a CDS encoding putative nodulation ATP-binding protein I (High confidence in function and specificity); its protein translation is MSDIIKVSSLKKSYGKVEAVKGIDFTVKKGSLFAFLGPNGAGKSTTIDILCTLNKFDEGQISIAGYDLEKDAEQIRKKIGVVFQDSVLDKNLTVRENLQIRAGFYYKKKSEIKEAIAKAAECAEIGDFIDRQYGSLSGGQRRRADIARALLNTPEILFLDEPTTGLDPQTRRHIWATVEKLQKENKMTIFLTTHYMEEAAKADYVVIIDNGLIVAQGTPYEMKEKYSYDHIRLKVKAEHKDSIIKYLEEQNMKWQSSEEFLDVRIKTTIDALDILPPIKNYIEGFEVLHGTMDDVFLNITGREIRE
- a CDS encoding putative secreted protein (Hypothetical protein) translates to MVTDYKESGMTKKTRRRVIWCSVIAVVVLAGGAAAAAALHMYGKSVQSDEIVFANIGEPCMGKSGFYYQKQNQNDSRYYYFDYSSKESVVLCNRPNCTHEDETTCDAYFDGIPLLAQYNDKLYFLVPGYENSVIYVANSDGSNKKRLISINGNLGFRLAIADNKLFYEKTVQQYDENLNPVGNPKVSICMYDLTVHKNSTLTKVRSGIDASIRLLGYYNNAVYYMYQDNKKKADPNIDFNEANLSYFKSLVGHQSIYRYDISTGKETEILNSLDKFGISPTLYQDSIFYMTTDKSSHVTTLYRYRPDNNKLQVIASGKDLYNGIIECADGKVFYSRGVFNGKSVTYTSIKTSYAYDLKTGKSTEVKLRSGNDCYSVIGASSDLVFFLVGKNEALTGSTSDLSYAYMNKKDFYKGKLKCTIIK